Within Burkholderia cepacia GG4, the genomic segment CATCATCGGCATGATCACCGCGACACCCGGCGCGGAGGTCGACGTCCCGGGCGGCGCCGCCGTCCAGCCCGACTACGTGCGGCGCTTCGCGCAAGCGCACGAAGCCGCGGGATTCGACCAGATCCTGGTCGGCCATTTCAGCAACGCGGCGGACGGTTTTATCGTCGCGTCGTTCGCGGCCGCCGCGACCGAACGCATTCGCCTCCTGCTCGCGCATCGGCCGGGCGTGATCGTGCCGTCGGCCGCCGCGCGGCAGATCGCGACGCTCGATGTATTCAGCGGCGGCAGGCTCGCGCTGAACGTCGTGTCGGGCGGCGACGATACCGACCTGCAGCGCGATGGCGACTTTGTGCCGCACGACGCGCGCTATCGTCGCACTGGCGAGTATCTCGACGTGCTCAAACGCATCTGGCTGGCCGACGCGCCGGTCGATCACGACGGCGCGTTCTACCGGCTGCGCGGTGCGTCGCCGCTCGTGAAAGGCGCGCAGCGGCCGCACGTGCCGATTTATTTCGGCGGCTCGTCGCCGGCGGCACTCGCCGTCGCCGGGCAGCACGCGGACGTCTACATGACCTGGGGCGAGCCGCTCGCCTCGGTGCGCGAGCAGATTGCACGCGTGCGCGCTGCCGCCGCGCCGTTCGGACGCGCACCGCGCATCAGCGTGTCGTTCCGGCCGATCGTCGCGGACAACGAAGCCGCCGCGTGGGAGAAGGCCGAGGCGATCCGCGAGCGCGTGCGAGCCGCGCGGCGCGCGAACGGCCAGCCGATCGACGGCCATGCGCCGCAGAATGCGGGTTCGCGGCGGCTGCTGGCCGCGGCCGCGCAGGGCGACGTGCTCGACGAGCGGCTGTGGATGGGCGTCGCGAACCTGACCGGCGCGCGCTGGAATTCGACCGCGCTCGTCGGCACGCCCGAACAGGTCGCACGCGCGCTCGGTGAGTACTACCGGCTCGGCGTATCGATGTTCCTGATTCGCGGCTTCGATCCGCTCGACGATGCGCTGGATTACGGGCGCAAGCTGATTCCGGCGATCCACGCGCATGTCGCGGAACTCGACCGGTATCGCGCGGCGGTGACGGCGTAGGCGACGTCGGTCGATCGTTCGGTTCGCCCCGGCATTGCTCTCGTGGCATGCCGGGGCGATGTCGTTTCGTGCAGGGACGCAGCGCTGCGTCCATGCCTCAAGTCAGAACGACGGCAACCCGGGCGGATTGGTCTCCGCGTGCGCGACCGCCTCGCTCTGCAACCCCCAGCGCGCAAGCGCCTGCCCGTAGCGGCCGTTGCCGATCAGCGTGTTGGTCGCGAGCGTCAGCGCCGGCGCGAGCCCGCTGCCGCGACGCGTCGCGATCGCGACATCCGCATTCGCCGGCCAGCCCGCGTTGACGACACCGACCCGGCGGATCTTGCCGTCGCGCGCGGCGGCGTAAGCCAGCGACGCGTTCGGGTTCAGCTCGGCATCGGCGCGGCCCGACAGCAGCGCGACGCGCGCCGCCGCATCGTCGTCGAAATAGAGCAGCTCGGTCGCCTTCAGCCCCTGCGCGACATTGCGCCGGCTCCATTCGAGCAGGATGCGTTCCTGGCTCGTGCCGGCGCCCGTGATGATGCGCAGGCCCGCGGTGTCCTGCGGTTCGGCGATCTTCACGATCGGGCTCGCGGTGCGCACGTAGAAGCCGTGCAGCCCGAGCCGGTAGGTCGTGAAATCGTACTTCTCCTTGCGCTTCTCGGTCACG encodes:
- a CDS encoding ABC transporter substrate-binding protein, with amino-acid sequence MIDRRQFMTAALAAASGLRWHAADAAAATADLDPRQAGRIRASHDDAAIRAASGYRWVRDGAFTVAISPHAPPVSTYATDARTVVGADPDYAQLVADALGRTLALVPIAWADWPLGLTSGKYDAVISNVGVTEKRKEKYDFTTYRLGLHGFYVRTASPIVKIAEPQDTAGLRIITGAGTSQERILLEWSRRNVAQGLKATELLYFDDDAAARVALLSGRADAELNPNASLAYAAARDGKIRRVGVVNAGWPANADVAIATRRGSGLAPALTLATNTLIGNGRYGQALARWGLQSEAVAHAETNPPGLPSF
- a CDS encoding LLM class flavin-dependent oxidoreductase yields the protein MPVAIIGMITATPGAEVDVPGGAAVQPDYVRRFAQAHEAAGFDQILVGHFSNAADGFIVASFAAAATERIRLLLAHRPGVIVPSAAARQIATLDVFSGGRLALNVVSGGDDTDLQRDGDFVPHDARYRRTGEYLDVLKRIWLADAPVDHDGAFYRLRGASPLVKGAQRPHVPIYFGGSSPAALAVAGQHADVYMTWGEPLASVREQIARVRAAAAPFGRAPRISVSFRPIVADNEAAAWEKAEAIRERVRAARRANGQPIDGHAPQNAGSRRLLAAAAQGDVLDERLWMGVANLTGARWNSTALVGTPEQVARALGEYYRLGVSMFLIRGFDPLDDALDYGRKLIPAIHAHVAELDRYRAAVTA